The Elaeis guineensis isolate ETL-2024a chromosome 13, EG11, whole genome shotgun sequence genome includes a region encoding these proteins:
- the LOC105055828 gene encoding type IV inositol polyphosphate 5-phosphatase 11, with protein MGNCSGLQGRRKRSKMRKDQKLDSTSTDISTHEGIKTVGIHKVCEFSTGSVLCLCVVTWNMNGKASSEDLAELVSGDRRFDLLAVGLQEVPRRDVARLLQAALDETHSLLGEATMQSLQLFVFGPKNSEPSAKEMRIDQHAVRGCGGLIGRKKGAVGIYINFNGIRMIFISCHLSAHARNVEERNSQCRHISHSLFSKDWNPYARPSHLTVWLGDLNYRIQGLSTLPVRSLIRKNLLSLLTSKDQLLQEAEKGQVFDGYCEGTLSFKPTYKYDVGSSTYDTSYKIRVPSWTDRILFKVDGYSGIDAVLHSYESMDQIKSSDHKPVKAHLCLKFNNV; from the exons ATGGGCAACTGCAGTGGTCTTCAAGGCAGAAG GAAAAGATCGAAAATGCGGAAGGATCAGAAACTAGATTCCACCAGCACTGATATCTCGACTCATGAGGGGATAAAGACGGTGGGGATCCACAAGGTTTGCGAGTTCTCAACTGGTTCGGTTCTGTGTTTGTGCGTGGTGACTTGGAACATGAATGGGAAG GCTTCGTCTGAGGATTTAGCAGAGCTGGTTAGCGGGGACCGGAGGTTCGATCTCTTGGCAGTTGGATTGCAGGAAGTTCCAAGACGTGACGTTGCGAGGCTATTGCAGGCTGCTCTTGATGAAACCCACAG TCTCTTGGGAGAAGCCACCATGCAATCTCTACAGCTATTTGTCTTCGGCCCGAAGAACTCAGAGCCCTCTGCAAAAG AGATGAGGATAGATCAGCATGCAGTTAGAGGCTGTGGTGGCTTGATAGGTCGGAAGAAGGGGGCAGTTGGCATATACATTAACTTCAATGGGATTCGCATGATCTTCATTTCTTGCCATCTTTCGG CGCATGCACGAAATGTGGAGGAGAGGAATTCACAATGCAGGCACATCTCGCACTCGCTCTTCTCAAAGGACTGGAATCCATATGCGAGGCCTTCACATTTAACTGTGTGGCTGGGAGATCTCAACTATAGAATACAAGGTTTAAGTACACTGCCAGTGAGAAGCCTGATACGCAAAAACCTTCTCAGT CTGCTTACTAGCAAAGATCAGCTTCTACAAGAGGCGGAAAAAGGACAAGTGTTCGATGGGTACTGTGAGGGGACCTTATCATTCAAACCTACATACAAATATGATGTGGGGAGTAGCACCTATGACACAAGCTATAAG ATCCGAGTACCTTCATGGACAGACAGAATCTTGTTCAAGGTGGATGGTTATTCTGGAATTGATGCAGTATTGCACTCCTATGAAtctatggatcagattaaaagctCTGACCATAAACCAGTGAAAGCTCATCTTTGTCTAAAATTCAACAatgtatga